From a single Pseudomonas sp. A34-9 genomic region:
- a CDS encoding 3-hydroxyacyl-CoA dehydrogenase, with product MSQTSFDIQQAAVIGAGTMGRGIVMCLANAGVNVQWVDNNPQMLEQALATVAETYAHNVRQGRIDQAEADARIARVSAAADYAAIRNVDLVIEAVYENLELKQKIFRELDGLLKPEALLASNTSALDIDAIAAATRRPEQVLGLHFFSPAHIMKLLEIVRGAQTSAVVLEAALALGKRMGKVSVVSGNCHGFIGNRMLHPYVLEARKMLLEGAYPQQVDAALQGFGFAMGPFRMYDVVGIDLEWRARELAGEGQDAPEVQVDNRLCEMGRFGQKSGNGYYHYEPGSRQAEHDPEVDTLVLQVSEGLGFQRREIGPEEILERCLLALVNEGAKILQEGIAESAHDIDLVYLNGYGFPADKGGPMAWADQQGLADIHQRLMALETRQGDQWKPARLIGELAAQEKGFAPV from the coding sequence GATGCTTGAACAGGCCCTCGCCACCGTGGCCGAGACTTATGCTCACAACGTGCGGCAAGGCCGGATTGATCAGGCCGAGGCGGATGCACGTATCGCCCGGGTCAGTGCGGCGGCGGATTACGCGGCGATTCGCAACGTCGATCTGGTGATCGAAGCGGTGTACGAAAATCTTGAGCTGAAGCAAAAGATCTTCCGTGAGCTGGATGGCTTGCTCAAGCCTGAGGCATTGTTGGCGAGTAATACGTCAGCGCTGGACATTGATGCGATTGCTGCGGCGACGAGGCGTCCGGAGCAAGTGCTGGGTCTGCATTTTTTCAGCCCGGCGCACATCATGAAATTGCTGGAAATCGTTCGCGGTGCGCAGACTTCCGCGGTGGTGCTGGAAGCGGCGCTGGCGCTGGGCAAACGCATGGGCAAGGTCAGTGTGGTGTCGGGCAACTGCCACGGCTTTATCGGCAATCGCATGTTGCATCCGTATGTACTGGAGGCGCGCAAGATGTTGCTTGAAGGCGCTTATCCACAGCAGGTCGACGCGGCGCTGCAAGGTTTCGGTTTTGCCATGGGGCCGTTCCGCATGTACGACGTGGTCGGCATCGATCTGGAGTGGCGTGCGCGCGAATTGGCTGGCGAGGGTCAGGATGCGCCCGAGGTTCAGGTGGACAACCGCTTGTGCGAGATGGGCCGGTTTGGCCAGAAGTCCGGCAACGGTTATTACCATTACGAGCCGGGCAGTCGTCAGGCTGAGCACGATCCTGAGGTGGATACGCTGGTATTGCAGGTCAGCGAAGGGTTGGGCTTCCAGCGCCGCGAGATTGGTCCGGAGGAGATTCTGGAGCGCTGTCTGCTGGCACTGGTTAACGAAGGCGCGAAGATTTTGCAGGAGGGTATTGCCGAGTCTGCGCATGACATCGATCTGGTCTATCTGAATGGCTACGGCTTCCCGGCGGACAAGGGTGGGCCGATGGCCTGGGCGGATCAGCAGGGGCTGGCGGATATTCATCAGCGCTTGATGGCGCTGGAGACGCGGCAAGGCGATCAGTGGAAACCGGCTCGGTTAATTGGTGAGTTGGCGGCGCAGGAGAAGGGGTTTGCTCCGGTTTGA